In the genome of Xenopus laevis strain J_2021 chromosome 1S, Xenopus_laevis_v10.1, whole genome shotgun sequence, one region contains:
- the dmrt2.S gene encoding doublesex- and mab-3-related transcription factor 2 isoform X3 has translation MRKRRAFADKELEHIMLEREFKEREMLEATQAAGIFLPNRMVHAAEYNSYKAAYGPPQADVPSKDFCNFLPNCLDLAMQYSGSGNVELISSNVSVATTYRQYPVPSRFLVWPKTGPISDALLYQQCLLNATAMHALKPGSNWDSKSNPVIECQPSEHDLVAPSKIDNAILHPQNDYGSLPQDKAERSAFSPPKRNFPLISPKDHLSTQDSLMSKISKEATNQPYPLKYNPFHALLQQAHLRKSLEDLKPPCAKDLYEEPAKKFRECPSKENQKYKFTFDRHNKDFILAKESGTKLTVNEPLPFSVESILKRPSTTVKRSSQ, from the coding sequence ATGCGGAAGAGAAGGGCCTTTGCAGATAAGGAACTTGAGCACATCATGCTGGAGAGGGAATTTAAGGAGAGAGAGATGTTGGAGGCCACTCAAGCTGCTGGAATTTTCTTACCTAACCGTATGGTTCATGCCGCTGAGTACAACTCCTACAAAGCAGCCTATGGACCCCCACAGGCTGATGTTCCTAGCAAGGACTTCTGCAATTTCCTTCCCAACTGCCTTGATCTTGCAATGCAATATTCAGGGTCTGGGAATGTGGAACTGATTTCCTCTAATGTCAGTGTGGCTACAACATACAGACAATATCCGGTGCCTTCCAGGTTCTTGGTTTGGCCAAAAACTGGACCTATCAGTGACGCTCTTCTTTACCAGCAGTGTCTATTAAATGCAACAGCTATGCATGCCTTGAAACCAGGGTCAAACTGGGACTCTAAGTCCAACCCAGTAATTGAATGTCAGCCTTCAGAACATGACTTGGTGGCACCTTCGAAAATAGATAATGCAATCCTACACCCTCAGAATGATTATGGAAGCCTgccacaggacaaggcagaaagGTCTGCCTTTTCACCCCCCAAAAGAAACTTCCCACTTATTTCCCCCAAGGACCACTTATCTACCCAGGACAGTTTAATGAGCAAAATTAGCAAAGAGGCCACAAACcagccttaccctttaaaatacAACCCATTCCATGCATTGCTCCAGCAGGCACATCTTCGAAAGTCATTGGAAGATCTAAAACCACCATGCGCCAAAGATCTCTATGAAGAGCCTGCAAAGAAATTCAGAGAATGTCCATCCAAAGAAAACCAGAAATACAAATTTACATTTGACAGACACAATAAGGATTTTATCTTAGCAAAGGAGTCAGGAACAAAGCTAACTGTTAATGAACCTTTACCCTTTTCTGTAGAGTCAATTCTCAAAAGGCCCTCCACCACAGTCAAACGTTCTAGTCAGTAA
- the dmrt2.S gene encoding doublesex- and mab-3-related transcription factor 2 isoform X2, translating to MNGWQTVVLLLQVHPLHPPPRLSVKKERRRAGYRPVPTDSYLGTSPPLPAPVSDRMRKRRAFADKELEHIMLEREFKEREMLEATQAAGIFLPNRMVHAAEYNSYKAAYGPPQADVPSKDFCNFLPNCLDLAMQYSGSGNVELISSNVSVATTYRQYPVPSRFLVWPKTGPISDALLYQQCLLNATAMHALKPGSNWDSKSNPVIECQPSEHDLVAPSKIDNAILHPQNDYGSLPQDKAERSAFSPPKRNFPLISPKDHLSTQDSLMSKISKEATNQPYPLKYNPFHALLQQAHLRKSLEDLKPPCAKDLYEEPAKKFRECPSKENQKYKFTFDRHNKDFILAKESGTKLTVNEPLPFSVESILKRPSTTVKRSSQ from the exons ATGAATGGATGGCAGACAgtggtgctgctgctgcaggtTCATCCTCTCCACCCACCCCCAAGACTATcagtgaagaaagaaagaaggagggctg GTTACCGGCCAGTGCCAACGGATTCTTACCTGGGGACCAGCCCACCCCTGCCAGCCCCTGTTAGTGACAGAATGCGGAAGAGAAGGGCCTTTGCAGATAAGGAACTTGAGCACATCATGCTGGAGAGGGAATTTAAGGAGAGAGAGATGTTGGAGGCCACTCAAGCTGCTGGAATTTTCTTACCTAACCGTATGGTTCATGCCGCTGAGTACAACTCCTACAAAGCAGCCTATGGACCCCCACAGGCTGATGTTCCTAGCAAGGACTTCTGCAATTTCCTTCCCAACTGCCTTGATCTTGCAATGCAATATTCAGGGTCTGGGAATGTGGAACTGATTTCCTCTAATGTCAGTGTGGCTACAACATACAGACAATATCCGGTGCCTTCCAGGTTCTTGGTTTGGCCAAAAACTGGACCTATCAGTGACGCTCTTCTTTACCAGCAGTGTCTATTAAATGCAACAGCTATGCATGCCTTGAAACCAGGGTCAAACTGGGACTCTAAGTCCAACCCAGTAATTGAATGTCAGCCTTCAGAACATGACTTGGTGGCACCTTCGAAAATAGATAATGCAATCCTACACCCTCAGAATGATTATGGAAGCCTgccacaggacaaggcagaaagGTCTGCCTTTTCACCCCCCAAAAGAAACTTCCCACTTATTTCCCCCAAGGACCACTTATCTACCCAGGACAGTTTAATGAGCAAAATTAGCAAAGAGGCCACAAACcagccttaccctttaaaatacAACCCATTCCATGCATTGCTCCAGCAGGCACATCTTCGAAAGTCATTGGAAGATCTAAAACCACCATGCGCCAAAGATCTCTATGAAGAGCCTGCAAAGAAATTCAGAGAATGTCCATCCAAAGAAAACCAGAAATACAAATTTACATTTGACAGACACAATAAGGATTTTATCTTAGCAAAGGAGTCAGGAACAAAGCTAACTGTTAATGAACCTTTACCCTTTTCTGTAGAGTCAATTCTCAAAAGGCCCTCCACCACAGTCAAACGTTCTAGTCAGTAA